A window of Primulina huaijiensis isolate GDHJ02 chromosome 9, ASM1229523v2, whole genome shotgun sequence contains these coding sequences:
- the LOC140985321 gene encoding uncharacterized protein At4g26485-like, with amino-acid sequence MAAIESVMLGREERWIKHYCSGHSILLVGQGDFSFSLCLAMAFGSASNIVCTSLDSYDQLIQKYKNAKTNLRQLEILGASLFHGVDATRMMMLTDLQCRKFHRIIYNFPHAGFHRKEDDPALINMHRSLVHGFFRNARRMLMDDGEIHLNHKVTSPYNKWRIEDLASECALFLVESPVFSIKDYPGYENKRGAGSRCDMPFRLGECRTFKFKLYLAAEKILRQGRTLDLIHKMPAEFQEVPILEQHQPPPLERLHPLRYDHAPLRIIQTSNIRISNECHVVFGRYLKYVEETFGGTSHALYQSVCEALMTGFRTYICSVPGGTWSGYIGILEELHNLSILRSELLRQMLASTC; translated from the exons TGTTCGGGTCATTCCATCCTACTGGTGGGACAAGGAGACTTCTCTTTTTCACTGTGTTTGGCTATGGCTTTTGGCTCTGCAAGTAACATCGTCTGCACTTCTCTCGACTCTTatg atcaactgattcagaaatacaagaatgcaaaaactaatttaAGACAGTTGGAAATCTTGGGCGCATCCCTGTTTCATGGAGTGGATGCCACCAGAATGATGATGCTTACTGATCTTCAATGCCGGAAATTTCACagaattatttataatttcccTCATGCTGGTTTTCATAGGAAGGAAGATGATCCTGCTCTTATCAA TATGCATAGGAGCCTTGTCCATGGATTCTTTAGGAATGCAAGAAGAATGCTGATGGATGACGGTGAAATTCATCTAAATCACAAAGTTACTTCTCCATATAACAAGTGGAGGATTGAAGATCTTGCATCTGAGTGTGCTTTATTTCTTGTGGAAAGTCCTGTGTTCAGTATCAAGGACTATCCTGGATATGAAAACAAAAGAGGTGCGGGGTCCAGATGTGATATGCCGTTTCGACTTGGTGAGTGTAGAACCTTCAAATTCAAACTCTACCTCGCAGCTGAGAAAATTCTGAGACAAGGAAGAACGTTGGATTTGATTCACAAAATGCCTGCCGAGTTTCAAGAAGTTCCCATCTTGGAGCAGCATCAACCACCGCCGCTCGAGAGATTACATCCTTTGAGATATGATCATGCCCCTCTGCGTATCATACAAACTTCAAATATAAGAATCTCCAATGAGTGTCATGTGGTATTTGGTCGCTATCTTAAATATGTTGAGGAAACATTTGGTGGAACCAGCCATGCTCTATATCAATCTGTTTGTGAAGCTCTGATGACTGGTTTTAGAACGTATATTTGCTCAGTTCCAGGCGGCACTTGGAGTGGTTATATTGGCATTTTGGAAGAACTTCATAATCTGAGCATTCTTAGATCCGAATTGTTGAGACAGATGCTAGCAAGTACATGCTGA
- the LOC140983813 gene encoding BTB/POZ domain-containing protein At1g55760-like encodes MSESTYRVDTTSRLAQWRIENLASCTYRKSDPFKIGKWNWYLCVEKNRSLSIKLFPEISNFARENPPIASFRIRVISSVGERQCLVHPDVNEKVVKSNEDFVWTIEIPITGKFIIDVEFLDLKISSSSEGTSPCSIWTETFTRKPPNETALASLGRMLSESIHTDITIHASDGKSIEAHRAVLASRSPVFGSMFSHNLREKELSSVNISDMSIEACQAFLNYIYGNIKNEEFLNHRLALLRAADKYDVSDLKETCHDSLVEDIDCKNVLERLQNASLYQLPKLKNGCMRYLVKFGKIFDIGDDLNVFVQSADRELIGELFTEVLAAWKGF; translated from the exons ATGAGTGAGTCTACATACCGGGTCGATACGACGTCCCGTCTTGCCCAGTGGCGGATCGAGAATTTGGCTTCTTGCACTTACAGAAAATCAGATCCTTTCAAAATCGGGAAATGGAATTG GTACTTGTGTGTGGAGAAGAATCGATCGCTGTCCATTAAATTATTTCCGGAGATATCGAATTTTGCGAGGGAAAATCCTCCGATCGCATCTTTCAGAATCAGAGTAATCTCCTCCGTGGGTGAACGCCAGTGTTTGGTTCATCCAG ATGTTAATGAAAAAGTGGTGAAGAGCAACGAGGATTTTGTATGGACGATTGAGATTCCAATAACCGGAAAGTTCATAATTGACGTTgagtttcttgacttgaaaattTCATCTTCTTCAGAA GGCACATCACCTTGCTCAATATGGACCGAAACATTTACACGTAAACCACCAAATGAAACAGCTCTCGCTTCCCTCGGCCGAATGCTGTCCGAGAGTATCCACACAGATATCACGATCCACGCTTCTGATGGCAAAAGTATAGAAGCTCACCGTGCAGTTCTTGCCTCCAGGTCTCCCGTTTTCGGCAGTATGTTCTCCCACAATCTCAGAGAGAAAGAACTCTCATCCGTAAACATCTCCGACATGTCCATCGAAGCTTGCCAAGCTTTCTTGAATTACATATACGGGAACATAAAAAACGAAGAATTTCTTAACCACAGGTTAGCCCTTCTTCGAGCAGCTGATAAGTACGATGTTTCGGATTTGAAAGAAACGTGCCATGACAGTTTGGTTGAAGATATTGATTGTAAGAATGTTCTGGAAAGACTGCAGAATGCTTCTCTTTATCAGCTGCCGAAACTGAAGAATGGGTGTATGCGTTATCTGGTGAAGTTTGGTAAGATATTTGATATCGGGGATGATTTGAATGTGTTTGTGCAGTCTGCTGATAGAGAATTGATTGGTGAATTGTTCACTGAAGTTCTTGCTGCCTGGAAAGGATTCTGA